One Cytophagales bacterium genomic window carries:
- a CDS encoding PLP-dependent transferase, giving the protein MKFGTKVIHAGIEPDPITGAIMTPIYQTATYVQSSLGKHKGYEYSRTHNPTRDALQKNIAALENGKHGLCFASGMAAIDAILKLLKQGDEVISTNDLYGGTYRIFTKIFADYGIKFHFISMSDIGVLENHINKNTKLVWIETPTNPLLNIVDIHSVSKVIKDHKNLPAGRQVLLAVDNTFATPYLQTPLDLGADIVMHSATKYLAGHSDVVMGSIVVNDDALAEQLAFIQNSCGAVPGPIDCFLTLRGIKTLHIRMQRHCENAKQVAEYLKNHSKTDKIFWPGFTTHENHLIAKKQMNDFGGMVSFTLKGDKLEDSAKVMERFKVFLLAESLGGIESLCGHPATMTHASIPKEEREKAGLKDSLIRLSVGIEDIDDLVADLEQALG; this is encoded by the coding sequence ATGAAATTTGGCACAAAAGTAATACATGCCGGTATAGAGCCTGATCCGATCACAGGGGCTATTATGACGCCCATTTATCAGACTGCTACCTACGTTCAATCGTCATTAGGCAAACATAAAGGGTATGAATATTCCAGGACACATAACCCTACAAGGGACGCATTACAAAAAAATATTGCTGCATTGGAAAACGGTAAACATGGCTTATGCTTTGCATCGGGTATGGCAGCCATAGACGCTATATTGAAATTACTTAAGCAAGGTGATGAAGTAATATCAACCAACGACTTGTATGGAGGCACTTACAGGATATTTACTAAAATTTTTGCCGATTATGGCATTAAGTTTCATTTTATCTCCATGTCAGACATTGGCGTTTTAGAAAATCATATCAATAAAAACACAAAATTGGTCTGGATAGAAACGCCAACAAATCCTTTGCTCAATATTGTTGATATTCATAGCGTATCTAAAGTTATAAAGGATCATAAAAACCTTCCGGCAGGCAGGCAGGTATTATTAGCTGTTGACAATACATTTGCCACGCCTTATTTACAAACTCCATTAGACCTGGGCGCTGATATTGTAATGCACTCTGCTACAAAATATTTAGCAGGCCATTCTGACGTGGTCATGGGAAGCATTGTCGTAAATGATGATGCTTTGGCTGAACAATTAGCATTTATACAGAACAGTTGTGGTGCGGTTCCCGGACCTATTGATTGTTTCCTGACATTAAGGGGCATCAAAACCCTGCATATTCGGATGCAGCGCCATTGTGAAAATGCAAAACAGGTTGCCGAATATCTGAAAAATCACTCCAAAACGGATAAAATTTTCTGGCCAGGTTTCACAACACATGAAAACCATTTAATAGCTAAAAAACAAATGAATGATTTTGGAGGGATGGTGTCATTTACGCTTAAGGGTGATAAATTGGAAGACTCAGCCAAGGTAATGGAGCGATTTAAAGTATTTTTACTAGCCGAATCGCTCGGTGGCATAGAATCATTGTGCGGGCACCCTGCTACCATGACCCACGCCAGTATTCCCAAGGAAGAAAGGGAAAAAGCAGGTTTAAAAGATTCGTTGATCAGGTTAAGTGTAGGGATTGAGGATATTGATGATCTGGTTGCAGATCTGGAGCAAGCTTTAGGATGA
- a CDS encoding T9SS type A sorting domain-containing protein translates to MKTKKIIRSTIVLLSLLTSTSNYIFSQNWKWAKPVLSSNYSFSNAVCNDDAGNIYITGRFQGNADFGNISITAIGVEDMFIAKYDSSGTCIWAINEGGDFKVIGKAIAADNSGNIFVTGTFEDTAFFGTDTLISAGGTDIFIAKYDTSGNLLWVLQEGSNNVTDQSRSITIDNNGNVFITGRLSSSDSTFLNTPISETSPGGQGFVAKLTQTGNCLWAIRGGLDGIVNDLSFDNSGNIYLIVRVWASGSGGSFCNTPTNISGQYDIDIVKLDSIGNCIWNVTAGSSNSEWATGIVTDGVGNSYLTGIFRDSVTFGNNYVISYGSTDIFIAKYDSNGNCIWVKNAGGTAADGDYNYGSIAFDNNGSIIIVGFYQGTANFGNNTISSSGLTNLFVASYDTSGNFDWVQTAKGNNTQAYFISVDDFGAIYVTGWYNDSSSFGNTILPKHLNSNYAFLAKIGLSGTSGIIEISDNNCKIYPNPYGYNTYLNYYCTDITYQTKLSLFIYDLIGREVKQFNNITSGKLEFRGEPLPRGMYLYKIENEKEIIGTGKLVIE, encoded by the coding sequence ATGAAAACAAAAAAGATAATCCGTTCAACAATCGTACTATTGTCACTTTTGACAAGTACAAGTAATTATATCTTCTCCCAGAATTGGAAATGGGCAAAGCCTGTTCTGAGCAGTAATTACAGTTTTAGTAATGCTGTATGTAATGATGACGCGGGAAATATATATATAACAGGACGTTTTCAAGGAAATGCAGATTTTGGAAATATTTCAATAACAGCAATCGGGGTTGAAGATATGTTCATTGCAAAATATGATTCTTCAGGCACTTGTATATGGGCTATAAATGAGGGGGGGGACTTCAAAGTCATCGGAAAAGCAATTGCTGCAGACAATTCCGGAAATATATTTGTAACAGGCACCTTTGAAGACACTGCATTTTTTGGAACTGACACTCTCATATCAGCAGGCGGGACTGATATTTTCATTGCTAAATATGATACCAGTGGAAATCTATTATGGGTATTACAAGAAGGAAGTAACAATGTTACCGACCAAAGTCGTAGCATAACCATTGACAATAATGGAAATGTTTTCATTACTGGTAGATTAAGTTCTTCTGATAGTACATTCCTAAATACTCCTATCTCTGAAACTTCACCCGGAGGACAAGGATTTGTTGCAAAACTTACTCAGACAGGAAATTGTTTATGGGCTATAAGAGGAGGACTAGATGGCATAGTTAATGATTTAAGTTTTGATAATTCAGGCAATATTTATTTAATTGTAAGAGTATGGGCATCAGGTTCTGGTGGAAGTTTTTGCAATACGCCAACAAATATTAGCGGGCAATATGATATTGATATAGTAAAATTAGATTCAATTGGTAATTGTATATGGAATGTTACAGCTGGCAGTAGTAATTCTGAATGGGCTACTGGAATTGTTACTGATGGGGTGGGGAATAGTTACTTGACTGGCATTTTCAGAGACAGTGTAACATTCGGAAACAATTACGTTATTTCATATGGCTCAACAGATATTTTTATTGCAAAATATGACTCAAATGGAAATTGCATATGGGTGAAAAATGCGGGTGGGACTGCAGCGGATGGAGATTACAACTATGGGAGTATTGCCTTTGATAATAATGGCTCCATTATTATAGTAGGGTTTTATCAAGGTACTGCTAATTTTGGCAATAATACTATTTCTTCCAGTGGGCTGACTAATCTGTTTGTAGCAAGCTATGATACATCCGGTAATTTTGATTGGGTGCAAACTGCCAAAGGCAATAATACTCAAGCATATTTTATTTCAGTAGATGATTTTGGTGCCATATACGTAACTGGTTGGTATAACGACTCATCATCTTTTGGAAACACCATACTTCCTAAACATTTAAATAGCAATTATGCTTTTTTAGCAAAAATTGGCTTATCAGGTACTTCTGGAATTATTGAAATATCTGACAATAATTGCAAAATATATCCTAATCCTTACGGTTACAATACCTATCTTAACTATTACTGCACTGACATAACTTATCAGACAAAACTTTCTCTATTCATTTATGACCTTATCGGTAGAGAAGTAAAACAGTTTAATAATATAACCTCCGGGAAATTAGAATTTCGAGGCGAACCATTACCACGTGGAATGTATCTCTATAAAATTGAAAATGAAAAAGAAATTATTGGGACAGGGAAATTGGTAATAGAATAA